The Pseudomonas sp. DG56-2 genome contains a region encoding:
- the nfuA gene encoding Fe-S biogenesis protein NfuA, producing the protein MSAITITDAAHDYLADLLSKQNTPGIGIRIFITQPGTTYAETCIAYCKPGEEKPEDTAVGLASFTAYLDAVSVPFLEDAVVDYATDRMGGQLTIKAPNAKVPMVNEDSPINERINYYLQTEINPGLASHGGQVSLIEVVEDGIAVLQFGGGCQGCGQADVTLKEGIERTLLERIPELKGVRDVTDHSQKENAYY; encoded by the coding sequence ATGAGCGCCATAACTATTACCGACGCCGCGCATGATTACCTGGCCGATCTGCTCTCAAAGCAGAACACCCCAGGTATTGGCATTCGCATTTTTATCACCCAGCCAGGCACCACTTACGCGGAAACTTGCATTGCCTACTGCAAGCCAGGCGAAGAAAAGCCAGAAGATACCGCCGTGGGTCTGGCCAGTTTTACGGCTTACCTCGATGCGGTCAGCGTACCGTTTCTTGAAGATGCAGTAGTCGACTACGCCACTGATCGCATGGGTGGCCAACTGACCATCAAGGCGCCAAACGCCAAGGTGCCGATGGTCAACGAAGACAGCCCGATCAACGAGCGCATCAACTACTACCTGCAAACCGAGATCAATCCGGGGCTGGCCAGTCACGGCGGTCAGGTGAGTCTGATCGAAGTGGTTGAAGACGGCATTGCCGTGCTGCAGTTTGGCGGCGGCTGCCAGGGTTGTGGCCAGGCTGATGTGACCTTGAAGGAAGGCATAGAGCGTACCTTGCTTGAGCGTATTCCAGAGCTCAAGGGCGTACGTGACGTCACCGACCACAGCCAGAAAGAGAACGCCTACTACTAA
- a CDS encoding LysR family transcriptional regulator — protein sequence MDPFDSRHADELSTLLALFAQGSFAAAGRLLQRHPSVLSKRLGAMEQRLGIRLVERTTRQLRFTDEGLRLVERLQHAASLISDAEREAAKGATEVRGRLRLALPSSMGRIWLSPMLAEFALAFPQVTVETLYSERFVDLIGEGFDAAIRIGELTDSRLVARKLCDHQRILCASPAYLERYGQPQSPADLVSHNCLGFTELRSYPQWHLYRRGELQSVKVQGSMHSNDNEALLGVARAGVGIFAGGDWLMKKDLDRGTLQRVLPQWQLDNDAGVYLVRPGARFNTAVTTAFKQWIESKFANGAPWRACR from the coding sequence ATGGACCCGTTCGACAGCCGCCACGCCGACGAGCTAAGTACGCTTCTGGCGCTCTTTGCCCAAGGCTCCTTCGCGGCCGCTGGCCGACTACTGCAGCGCCACCCTTCGGTGTTGTCCAAACGCCTGGGTGCGATGGAACAGCGCCTGGGAATACGCCTGGTGGAGCGCACCACCCGCCAGTTGCGCTTTACCGACGAAGGTTTGCGACTGGTGGAGCGCTTGCAACACGCAGCCAGCCTGATCAGTGATGCTGAACGAGAAGCCGCCAAGGGTGCAACCGAAGTCAGAGGACGCTTGCGCCTGGCACTGCCGTCATCCATGGGCAGAATCTGGCTCAGTCCAATGCTGGCCGAGTTTGCCCTGGCCTTTCCTCAGGTCACCGTCGAAACCCTCTACTCGGAGCGTTTTGTCGATCTGATCGGCGAAGGTTTTGATGCAGCGATTCGCATTGGCGAGCTGACTGACAGCCGACTGGTGGCCCGCAAGCTCTGCGATCACCAGCGCATCCTCTGCGCCTCACCCGCCTACCTGGAGCGCTACGGGCAGCCGCAGTCACCCGCTGATCTGGTGAGCCACAACTGTCTGGGATTCACCGAACTACGCTCCTACCCACAGTGGCACCTTTATCGCCGGGGTGAATTGCAAAGCGTAAAAGTGCAGGGCTCGATGCACAGCAACGACAACGAAGCGCTGCTTGGCGTGGCGCGAGCAGGGGTCGGGATTTTCGCCGGTGGCGACTGGCTGATGAAGAAGGATCTGGATAGGGGCACGCTGCAGCGGGTACTGCCGCAGTGGCAACTGGACAATGACGCTGGCGTCTATCTGGTTCGCCCTGGTGCACGCTTCAACACTGCCGTAACCACTGCATTCAAGCAATGGATCGAGAGCAAATTTGCCAATGGTGCACCCTGGCGCGCCTGCCGTTAG